A stretch of DNA from Methanobrevibacter sp.:
AGGAACAACCATTGTTCATGGTAGGTGAACAAGCAATAACATGGACAGAACTAAAACAATCACAAAGAGGTGACAAATGGAATCAAGGAAACGAAACAGTTACAGTATTATTTAAAGATAATCAAGGAGCTTTCCTCAGATTTGAATACTATGATGAAGTGGGAGTAGAATACTTCCATTTCATCTAAACAAATCCTCCAAATCATCACTATTATTCTTCATAGCAGCATTAATTTTCTCATCAATACGAGCATCAATACTATCAACAATCTCCTGATAATGTTTATTCTGTTCCTTCAAAATAGCATTCTCATTTTCTAACTTGATAACCTCCTCGGGTTTGACTTCTTTAATATCAAAGTCAACAAATAAACAATGCATGTACTTGACATATTTCTCTTTTAATTTGGAAGGGTTGACTTTGAAGTAAGCTTCATCAGTAGGGTTTTGACCTTTTCCCTGCAAAGTATTAATTGTATCTTTATCCAAACCTTCACTTTTCAGCGTGCTTGCGTGGTATCGTCTGAGCATATGACTGGTGAAACGATTGTAGTTTCGTACTTTCCCCAATCCTAATGCAGTGTTGATTTCCTTGAAGTAATTGTTGAAGTAATCTTTATTTATATCAAATATGCGAGTATCTGGCTTGAGATGTGCATGATTGTTAAGCAGCTTAACTAAGTGATGTATGATGGCTTCGGTTGCTTCAGGTGTGCAGCAAGTATAAAACCATTTTTTTGTTTTATATCTGTATAAATGAAAGATTGGCACTATATCATCACGGTCTTTTAATTCGTTAAGAACATCATGTATATCAGTTTTATCATGATATTCACTTGTGGCGTCAATAAAATCTTGTATTGTTAAATGACGGGCTTCTTTTTTAGCACAGCCTGATGATACCATGAATAATATTAATGCCCGTATCATGGGTTCACTAATGCTTAATGCTTTTTGTAATATTGATTTGGTTGGCAGATCATTGTATGTGATTGGTGGTTCCAGGTCTTCTGATTGTATTTCAGGTAGTTTGTGTATTTCTATATAGAAGTGTGTGTAGATTGTTCTGATTCTGCTGAAGTGTATTTTTGCGGTTTTTTTACTGTAGTTATCGTAGAGGTATGCTCGGAAGTCTGTTAATCTTTGTTTTAATGTACGGTCTATCCATGGTAAACGGTCTTTTTCTTCGGTTCTTGCTTCTTCAAGTAATTCGATTAGGGTTAAATCGTTGAATAATGTGTATATTCTTATAACGTCTTTGTATCCTTTTATTGATGATTTTTTTAGTCGGCGTGTTTCGTAGAATTCTTGGAGTATCATCATGTCTTCATCATTCATTTTCATAATTATGCCCTTCATATTTATTTTTGGTTTTGTGAGAGCATTTGGTAAGTAATTGAATGATAAATTTATAATGGCTTATCAATATACTATATATTAATTTATTGTATTTTAAAATAAGTGGTGATTATGGGAACCGAATTTTTAAAAATTAAAGAATGCGACGAAGCTACTGATATTATTCAAAATTTATTTAATAAGCATTTGACTCAAGAAAATGAAGAAATTCTTGTTAGCGAAGCTTATGGGAGAATTTTATTCGAAGACGTTTATTCTAAAATGGATTTTCCACCTTTTAATAAGGCTTTAAAAGATGGATTTGCAATACTTGCTGAAGATAGTTTTGGCGCATCTGAAGAGTCACCGAATACTTTAGATGTGATTGATTTTTTAGAAGCAGGTTCAACAACAGATAAAAAAGTTGAAAAAGGAAAATGCATTGAGATTAGTACTGGTGCAGCAATGCCTGAAGGCAGTGAATCTGTTGTAATGGTTGAATATGCAGAAAAACTTGAGGATAAGGTTAATTTGTTAACCACTGCTGTGCCTCTGCAGGATGTTGCCCGCAAAGGCTCTGATATTGAAGAAGGAAAATTAATTCTTAAGAAAGGGGATTTCCTAAATCCCGGCAAAATCGGAGTGTTGCTGTCTCAAGGCTTTGAAACTGTTGATGTTTATAAAAAACCTAGTGTGGGAGTAATTTCTTCCGGAAATGAGATTACGCTTCAGGGTGATGAATTAGAATATGGTAAGATTTATGATGTTAATGGAGGAATGATTAGAAGTGCAGCTATTTCCTGCGGTGCAGATGCTCACTTTTTAGGCATCATGAGGGATAATTATGATGAAGTAAAACAAAAGATTACTGATTCATTAAAGGAAGTGGATATTTTACTTTGCTCAGGCGGAACCTCAGCAGGACTGGGGGATGTTTTAAAACATGTTTTGGATGAATTGGGCGAAGTTTATATTCATGGAATTTCAGTCCAGCCGGGCAAACCAACTATTGTTGGTGTGATTGATGGTAAACTGGTAATCGGTCTTCCGGGAAATCCTGTTTCTGCTTTAATGATATTCAATGCATTTGTAGCAGAACCATTAACTAAATTGGCGGGAATTAATAGGGATTTTGAACTTAAAACTGTCAAAGGCAAAATGACTAAAAGAATTCATTCTCCTGTTGGAAGAATGCAATACCAGCTTGTTAAAGTAGATGGTGAGGATATTCGTCCGATTTTCAAGGATTCCGGTGCAATTTTCTCGCTTTCAACTGCAGATGGTTATGTTAAAGTTCCGAAATTTGTTGAACTGTTAGATGAAGGTGAAGAAGTAGAAGTTTATTTATTTGATTAATAAAATTATTATAAAGGTGTAAAAATGGAAAGTGAAGTTAAAGTAATTCCTGAACAAAAATTAGCTGTTATTAATTGTAAAACTCCAATCTCTGATTTAAATATCTTTTTATCAATGCTGATGGGTTGGGTTGATGCTAATGATATTGAAACTATTGGTGAACCGTTTATTGTTTATTTCTCACCAAGGCATGAAGTTAACGATGGTGATGTTGTATATGATGTAAGTATTGCCATTGAGGAAGATGCTGATGAAACTGATAAAATTCGTGTTGTTGACATGATTGAAAATAAAGTTCTGTCAGGCATTCATTACGGCTCCACAGACAATATTTTAGAAACTTATGAAAAATTAGTCGAAATCGCTCAGGAAAATCATTACGATATTATAGGT
This window harbors:
- the glp gene encoding gephyrin-like molybdotransferase Glp — translated: MGTEFLKIKECDEATDIIQNLFNKHLTQENEEILVSEAYGRILFEDVYSKMDFPPFNKALKDGFAILAEDSFGASEESPNTLDVIDFLEAGSTTDKKVEKGKCIEISTGAAMPEGSESVVMVEYAEKLEDKVNLLTTAVPLQDVARKGSDIEEGKLILKKGDFLNPGKIGVLLSQGFETVDVYKKPSVGVISSGNEITLQGDELEYGKIYDVNGGMIRSAAISCGADAHFLGIMRDNYDEVKQKITDSLKEVDILLCSGGTSAGLGDVLKHVLDELGEVYIHGISVQPGKPTIVGVIDGKLVIGLPGNPVSALMIFNAFVAEPLTKLAGINRDFELKTVKGKMTKRIHSPVGRMQYQLVKVDGEDIRPIFKDSGAIFSLSTADGYVKVPKFVELLDEGEEVEVYLFD
- a CDS encoding tyrosine-type recombinase/integrase is translated as MKMNDEDMMILQEFYETRRLKKSSIKGYKDVIRIYTLFNDLTLIELLEEARTEEKDRLPWIDRTLKQRLTDFRAYLYDNYSKKTAKIHFSRIRTIYTHFYIEIHKLPEIQSEDLEPPITYNDLPTKSILQKALSISEPMIRALILFMVSSGCAKKEARHLTIQDFIDATSEYHDKTDIHDVLNELKDRDDIVPIFHLYRYKTKKWFYTCCTPEATEAIIHHLVKLLNNHAHLKPDTRIFDINKDYFNNYFKEINTALGLGKVRNYNRFTSHMLRRYHASTLKSEGLDKDTINTLQGKGQNPTDEAYFKVNPSKLKEKYVKYMHCLFVDFDIKEVKPEEVIKLENENAILKEQNKHYQEIVDSIDARIDEKINAAMKNNSDDLEDLFR
- a CDS encoding GyrI-like domain-containing protein, with amino-acid sequence MESEVKVIPEQKLAVINCKTPISDLNIFLSMLMGWVDANDIETIGEPFIVYFSPRHEVNDGDVVYDVSIAIEEDADETDKIRVVDMIENKVLSGIHYGSTDNILETYEKLVEIAQENHYDIIGSPKEVLVKNLHNCDNENEYVTEIQLPIIEM